The DNA segment CATGAAGGAGATGAATACGGCATTGCCTGCCAGTTCAGAGATGTACTTTGCGCCGCCGATCTGCCATCTCAATTTTCCCCATCTTGTATGACGGTTTACAAATCTCTTTATGCCCCAATATTCATTGATATTATTAATAAGGTGGCTGGAAAGAACTACCCTTTTGCCCAGTCTGTGGATTCTTTCTCCGATGATATAGTCTTCAGCAAGAAAGTCCTTCACAGACCTGAAGCCCCCTATTGCCTCAAGTTCGGTCTTTCTCATCAGCATGGACTTGCCTATCACACAGGGCATCTTGAGGTATTTATCAAGAAAACAGACACTGCCAACGATAAAGGAATTGAGATGCAGGTTTTCCATAACAGCCCCAAGAGACCGACCGCTCATGCCCCTGATCAGATTACTTACAAGACCCACAGACGGATCTTCCATGTGCCGGGAGATCTCGCCAAGATAGTCTGCTTCCACCCTGACATTGCTGTCGCTGATCAATATAAGGTCGTATTTGGCCCTCGCATAGGCAGGGATCAGATTGTTGACCTTGGGGTTCAGCCCCTCATTGCAATGCTCAACGACAATGGTGATATCTTTCAAAGGGTATTTATCCTTTATCTTGCCTACAACCTTATAGGCCGGATCATTCCGGTTCTGAAGCGCAAAGATGAGCTCATAGGCAGGATAATCGAGATTGCAGAAGCTTTCAAGATTATCGAACAGGCCGTCGTCAAGACCCTTGAGCGGTTTCAGAATCGAGACAGGAGAAAAAGAGCGGGGAAAGCGCATGCTTTCCCCTGAGTGCAGGGGAGCAGTGTATGACCTGACTGCAGCAATTTGAAGCAGATAGCCGATTATCCCGAAGAGTGTAATACCTGCCAATATCCAGAATATGATCATGTTCACCTCCTAATTTCTAAAGAGTGTCAAGGCAACACCCTTGTTATGTTTAATGCATTGTTTGACAGCGTCGGTGTCTTTTGTGCAGTTCAGAAGTGTCTTCCAGGAGTACAGATGTCTCGGTTTATGGAAATCGCTGTTTGCGATATACGGATACTTCTTCAGGCTTATCACATTAAAGACGTCATCTCTGTTGGCGATTTCCCATGCATCGATGTACCGGGCATATTTGTCCCTGTTGTTCCAGAGGAAAAGGGTGTCCCGGTCGCTCTTGGCCGACATATAATGCGGGTGGCAGGCTATGGTCAGGGCGTTCTGCTTCTTTGCCTCAAGGAATATCTCTTCATAACTTATGCAGGCGGGTATAAAGTCCTTGATATCAATGATAAGCATATGTGCCGAGTTATCTGTAGTGAGATGGTTCTTGGTTATTTCGATGCCGGGAATTACGAGCATGCCATACTTGTCGAGAGCCCTTTCGGCCTCTTCTCTTATATGGGCCATATATTGGCCAAAATTTGCCGCCGTTATAGAATATTTAAAACGGTGTGCAAGCTTGCCCACCGGATTATCACCATTTACTGCATGGTCTGTTATTGCAATAACATCAAAGCCGGCCTGTCCGAAAAGGTCAATGGTCCTTCTGAGTTCTACTGACCCATCTGAGTATGTTGTGTGTATGTGAAAATCACACAGAAGCATTAGGGTTAGTATAGATACCGCACGTTACATCATCATGACGGGGATATTACATTTGCATGAAAAGAGGAAGAAGGAAGAACTGGAATATTAAAAGCGCCTGCTTTTTATAAGATAGGAATAGTATGCAGCTGCATTGGTCGGCGTTCTTCTCAGACTGGTAAAATCAACCTTGTATAGACCGAACCGGGCATCCAGCCCCTGAAGCCACTCATAATTGTCGATCAAAGACCAGTAAAAGTAACCCCTGATATCCATGCCCTGTTTTTTGCACTGCTCGATAACATCGATATGTCTCTTCATGAACCTGATCTTTTTCTGGCTGTCCTTTGTAGCTATCCCGTTTTCCGTGATTATGAGAGGGAGATTGAGCCTTGAGGCATAACGGAGTACCCTTTCGAGACCGCGGGGATGGATTTCCCAGCCCATATCCGTAAGTCCGTGGCCGTCAATGTCGCTGTGTCTCATCTCAACCGCCATTGCTTTCAGGGGATTGAACCGCATATGTATCCTTGTGTAGTAGTTCACCCCGATGAAGTCGAGCTTGCCCTTGATAGGCACGGCAATGGACAGCTCTTCTTTAAAGGGGAATTTGATCCTGAGTGAGCCGGTCAGAAAGGCATCGAGCAGGGAGTGATTGTAGAAGTATTTCGCAATCCTTGAGAGGAGTCTGTCGAAGGGGTTCCACTTACTCCACGGCGCGAGCGCAGCCATATTGTGGGCCACGCTCACCTTTGCATGCGGGCAGGCCTCATGGATGATGTCATAGGCCCCTGCATGCGCCTTAAGGATATTAGCCAGTGCCCTGATCCCAAGCGTTGCGTTTTTTATTCCTGGGGGAGTGCATCCTTCAAAATACCCGGCAAGGACGAGGACATAGGGCTCGTTGAAGGTTACCCAGTAGATCACATCGCCTATTGCGGCCACGACCCGCTTCACGTACGCAAGAAATTTCTCTACTGAAGTATCCTCATGCCAGGGGTATTTCCTGCTGAACCAGAGGGGGTGCGTGAAGTGATGGAGAGTAACCAGCGGTTCGATGTTATCTTTTCTGAGAATAGCGACGATTTCCCTATAATGTTCGACGGCCTTTTCGTCCCAGCTGTTTTCCCGTGGCTCTATCCTGCTCCATTCGATCGAAAAGCGGTAGGCATTGACACCGAGGTCTCTCAGGAGGCAGAGGTCTTCTCTATACCGCTTGTAGTGGTCAGTTATGTCCGGCTTGTCAGAAAGGATCTCATCCCATGATGTCCAGTCAGCATGCGGCGATCCCTCAAGCTGAAAGGCGGATGTCGCAACACCCCAGAGAAACTGATGGCGTTTCGTTTGAGATAAGGCGATATCAGAGACTGACGGATGATCCACCCGAGACCTCTCCGTCAAAGAAATATCCCAGCCCTCTTCTGGTCTTTACATAGACCGGCATGGAAGGGTTATCCTCTATCTGGGTCCTGATCCTGCTTATATGCACATCAACGGTCCTCGGCTCGACATAGGCCTCATCCTTCCAGACGGCACTCAGGAGATGTTCGCGGCTGAATACCTTCCCCTTTTTTTCGACAAGATGAAGAAGCAGCCTGAATTCGGTAGAGCTGAGATTGAGCGGCAGGTCATTCTTAGTGACCGAATAGGTCTCGGTATTGATCGCAAGATCTCCGGTAACAAGGACCCTGTCCAGGACCGGCTCTTTCGTCACCCTTCTCAAAACAGCCTTTACCCTGGCGATCAGTTCCCGCGGACTGAAAGGCTTTGTGATGTAGTCGTCAGCGCCCATTTCAAGACCGATGATCCTGTCCACCTCTTCAGTCTTTGCTGTGAGCATGATTATCGGGAGGTTCTTTGTTTCCGGAGCATTTCTGAGGACACGGCAGATCTCCAGGCCAGACATACCCGGAAGCATGAGGTCAAGAAGGACGAGATCAAAGCCTTTCGCCCTGATCATCTTCAGAGCTTCCTCGCCGTCTGTTGCGGTAGTCACCGCAAAACCTTCTCTGGAAAGGTTATAGAAAAGCAGTTCCAGAATGTCCTGCTCATCATCGACGGCAAGGATCCTTTGAACTTTGGATCGCATCAGTCTTCTGCTGCGGTCAATATCTCAGTTCGGCCCCCCTCTATCTTATGCCGGAACATAGTCCCCGGCATTACTCGACGCATTGAGATCCCTCTGAAAGAATGAACACTTCCCATGCGCCTCGCTCTTGCAGTACCCTTCCAGTTCCAACAGACTCGGCACATACGGTCTGCAGTCAGCCTTGCAGGATTCAATAATCCATGTGATAAGATGCGGACATTTCATGCTATCCTCCTTCTGTTTTACTTTTTTCATGATTTACAATATCAGTATAGTGTTACAAGCGGATGACAGGAATATTACGTTTTGATGAAATATCTTTTTTCTTGACAGAGGAAAGAGCGAGCGATATAGTAAAAACATGTTTTTGAATCTGCTGAAAGCGATTAATCATCATAATGCCGCGTGGCTTGTCAATGCCGCGGCCGGAGGGATTTCTATTAGCTGAAAGCAGGAACATAATCTGAAATACCCGAAGGCCGTGGAAATAAAATCCGCGGCCTTTTTTATTTGGAGGTGCAGCATGAGATGGGATGCAGCAAAGTACGACGCAACACATTCGCCCCAGAGCGATGTTGGCAGGGACCTGATTGCCATGGCCAAGGTAAAGGCCGATGATCATGTATTGGACATCGGCTGCGGCACGGGAACGCTTACCCTGAAACTCGCGCGTCTGGCGGCAGGAGGAAAGGTTGTGGGGCTCGATCCATCCGCAGAGATGCTTGAAATTGCTGGACAGAAGGCCCAAGCTGCAGGCAACATCACGCTGATACGGAGATCCGCACAGGAGATGAACTTCAGCGCAGAATTCGATATCGCCTTTTCGAATTCTGCGCTCCAGTGGATACCGGAGCAGGAAGCGGTCATGGCCCTCACCTACAGGGCATTGAAGAACGGGGGCAGGCTTGCGCTTCAGGTGCCGGCAAAGGATTTCTGCTGGGAACTGACGGATAATATCCATATTGCAGCCGGCGTGGTAGGCATGCAGTCGGCCTTCTCGAAGATGGGGTCTCCGTGGAGATTTCCGTTAAAGGAAGAATTTGGCGCTCTTCTGCAGGATGCCGGATTTTCAGATGTACAAACCTTTTACCGGGAATATAAGCTTTCCTTTGCAAGCATAAACGATGTGCTCGACTGGGGAGAATCTGCCGCGTTAAGGCCGTATCTGCCGCTTATGAACGAAGAAAAGCAGGAGCGGTTCAAATATGCCTTTGCGATGAACTTTGAGAACTACCGGACAGAAAGGGGTATAGAGTTCGAGTTCAGAAGGCTTTTCGCCCTTGCTGAAAAAAGATAGGACAGCAGGCCGTTGATACGACAGGGCGTCTCAGGAGCAGGAGAGCTGGTTTACGGGCCCGCTCCTGATACATAGTGCGTCTGTGATACGCTCTGGCTGCGGCATGCAGTTAAAGCCGGAGTTGCCATGTCATCTAATGCATTGAAGTTCAAATTGACCGGGACGACATTTGAACTATAATGGAATTAAACGTCAGGAGGAAATATGAAAAATTCAGAGGCCTTAAACAGTGTGCTCAAGCAGCTGTCTGCTGACGTGAAATTGTTCATCGAACTGTCCCTCAGGGAAACAGACGACTCCTGGGACGAATGGCTAAGCCTGACAACACAGGGTGTGGTTGTTAAATGCTGGGAAAAGAAAAACTGCCGGAATACGGACTGTCCGGCCTTTATGAGAACCGATGGAAGATGCTGGCTGATCGCCGGCACCATGTGCAGCGGCAAGGTCAGGGGAGAGTTTGCCCTGAAATACAAGAGCTGCACACAGTGCGAGGTGTATCAGGAATCTGTCTTCGGAGATCCGGTCACCGAAATATATGAACATCTGCTGACCCTTGTCCACAGTTTCAGGCACACGCAGGACAAATTAAGAAGCCTTGCCACCAGGGATCCCCTGACCGGGCTGCATAACAGGAACTATTTCAATGAGATCATCATGAATGAAGTGGCGCGGACCAAGCGTTACGGCAATTCCTTCTCGATCGTCATGCTCGATATAGACAATTTCAAATGGGTCAATGACAACTACGGCCATGTCTTTGGGGACAAGCTGCTACGGGATTGTGCAGCAATTATGTCCGAGGCGGTCAGGGCCTCTGATATTATCGTCCGGTTCGGTGGTGACGAGTTCCTTGTGGTAATTCCGGAACATGACAGCATGATGTGTCAGGAGATTATCAACAGGATCAGGGACAGGATCGACGACTGGAACCTCTCCTATTCCAGCGCAGACTATTCTCTTGCTGTCAGTGCAGGCTGTGCCAATTTTCTTCCGGGCAAAGAGATCATGTCTGTTCTGAAAGAAGCGGACACCAGGATGTACGCAAACAAGGGGAGAGGGTAGAAGGGAACAGAGAGGGTTCCTCTATACGATAAACCGGGGGTTGCAAAAACACTGAGAGAGACTCACGGTCTCCTGTTTGTTCTTCAGGTTCTCCCTGTGCTGCGTGAAGCGGAAGCCGGCGTTTGAGTAACGATCACCCTCTTCTGCGGAACGGAAGCCGGCACATGAGTAACCGTCACCCTCTTCTTTTGCACTGCAGACTTCCTTGCCTCTTCAGTCAGCTGTTTCCTCATTTCCTCTCTTTTCACCGTCTCTTTTTCCGCCAGAAGCTCTGCTGACCTTTTCATGAGATAGGAATTCAAGGCCTCCTCGCTCCTGGATACGGTCTCCTGATCGACCATCGGTCTTGCATTGTATTTTTCCAGATCAGAGTCCGTAAATATCTTTCTCTCTTCAGCATGAACTGCAGGGGCGAAAAAAGGCACGAGAAGAAACATAATGACAAACGCTGCTGGATACATGATCGTAAAATACAAGAGTGGAAGTGGTTGAGTGTTAACGTTGTTAAAGCAGATAAAAGCCAGTTTCCTTGTCATCAATCCCTCCATTTCAAAGTCCCCTCTGTGCACCTAAATCCCATAATAAGCAACGGCAGAGATATTTTCAAGACAATTTTCTTAAGTCATCCCCAAAGCATCAGTTTTTTATATTGAGGTTCCGGACGCCACTGGGTCTCCATGCCGGGGATATGACACTTTGTGGTTCTATCGTTTTCAGATATGATGCCCAGGTGACCGTAAAATCGCCAAACTTGTCGTTGAGGCTGTCAACCGCCCTTAATATGGACCTTTCCTTTTCATCATCATTAAACAGTGCCAACTGGTCGTCGTTCTGCCTCATTAGTTGCGAGAGGCTGACACCAAGCAGCCTGACCTTGTCAGCAAGACTTATCGAATCCAGGACAGTTAGGGCGTTATGGTAGATCTCGTGAGTGCAATTGGTATGGGCCTGTAGCGTGGCCTGTTTTGTAAAGGTCTTAAAATCGGCATACCGTATGGTAAGCGTTATCTTCTTGCCGACAAAACCGTGCTTTCTTGCCCGCCTGCCGACCATGGAGCTTAATTTGAGCAATTCTGCCTTTATGGCCTCACCGTCAGATATATCTTTTGGCAGAGTCATGCTATGTCCTATGGATTTCGGGTCTTCTTCCTTAACAATGAGGGGTCTGTCGCAGCGGCCCAGTCCCATATGCTTCAAGGTTTCCCCCATGATGCCGAATTTGCTCCTTAACAGGCTGACCGGCGCTCTGCCCAGTTCGCCACAAGTCCTGATGCCGAATTGCTCAAGTCTTTCCGCAGTGGCTGACCCGATGCCCCAGAGCTCTTTGACCGGGAGGTCTTTAAGCACTCGTTCCGTATCTTCAGGCCTTATCCATTTGAGACCGTCCGGCTTTGCGATGTCGCTTGCCAGTTTTGCCATGAGGATATTGGGCGCTATCCCGACCGTGCAGTTGATACCGAACTGATCTTTCACCTCTTTTTTGATGGATAATCCTATTGCCACCGGGCCGCCAAAGAGATAATGGGTTGTGGTCACGTCAAGAAAGGCCTCATCAATTGAGTAGATCTCGATATCAGGCGTATATCGATTATAGATTACTGAAAGTTCCCTGCAGGTATGGGTGTATTTTTCGTTATCGCCGACTACCAGGATGAGATGGGGACAAAGCTTTTTCGCCTCGTAGATATTCATCCCTGTCTTTACGCCGAATTTTCGGGCCTCATAGGAACGCGTAGTGACGACGGTCCTGCCTCCCGAACCGATAACCGCTATGGGTTTGCCCCTGAGTTTGGGATTAACCTGCTGCTCCACAGAGGCAAAGAAGGCATCCATATCTATGCAGATGATCATAGTGGACATCCTCGGGGTCTCGCCTGATCAGGTCTCGATGGACTCAACTCTCCAAAGCAGAGAGACAACATCAAACGACAGTTCGAAGAGGGTGCTGCCGTCGGTTACCGAAAAGTGATGCAGGTCTTTCTGCCCTTCCCTTGTCTTCCAGGCGTAGGTCACTTCCTTTACCGTGACGGTTCTGCCGGACCAGGTGAAGCTGAGAGGTTTGATGCGATAGGGCTTACCAAAGGACGCCAGCACTGTTATGTCCTCTCCGACCTGCATTACATCTTCCTGATAACGCCCAGGACTTTGCCGATGATCGAGATCTCATTGATCCGATAAGTGACCGGCTGCATAGTACTGTTTTCCGGTTGCAGCGTTACCTGCCCCTTGCTTATATATACCCTTTTAACGGTTGCCTCATCGCCGATCAGCACAATGCCGATCTCTCCGTTTTTTATAACCTGCTGCGGCTTCACCACGACGTAGTCGCCGTTGTATATGCCGGCATCTATCATGCTGTCTCCCACGACCATTAAAGAGAATGCATCTTCAGCGGGGAAAAGTGTGCTGTCCACAAATATATGAGACTCAATATCTTCAAAGGCAAGGATGGGCTGCCCTGCCCTAATCCTGCCGGCTACCGGAATCATACGGCCTTGTGGCGCATTCTGTCTGTCCGGCAGATCTATTCCCCTTGACTTCGACGGGATTATCCTGAGAAACCCTTTTCGCTCGATCGCCTTGAGATGCGCCCTTGAGGCAGCCCATCCAAACTCGAAATGCTCACCTATCTCCCTGAAGGTTGGCGGGTACCCATGCCTGAGTGCATAGGCCTTCAGAAAATCCAGAATCTCCTGTTGTCTGTCGGTTAAGTTGTTCATAGCCATACATTTGTATAGTGATATACATATGTATACTCTATGGCCAATATTTTGTCAAGTCGCGGCGGTCAGTTAGCCGCGATCATAGCAATTGACATCGCTTCCCAAAAGCACTACTATTATATTAAGTAATACTAATTGGAAAGGTAAGGTGAATTTAAATGACGACCTCTGCAGTCAAAATCACGCAAAAGGGACAGGTGACGATCCCAAAAGAGATCCGGGAAAAGCTCAAGGCCAGTGCCGTCTATTTCGAGGTTGAAAATGATACGGTTATGATCAGGCCGGTAAGAGACGCTGCCGCTTCACTCAGCGAATACACAGGCAGCGTTAGACCTGGGGTGAGCATGAAGCAGATGAAAGACAGGGCATGGGAGGTGGCTGTCCGTGAAAAGACCGGCAAGAAGTCTTCCTGATACCAACACCATTGTCCGCTATCTTGTGGCTGATGAGCCCGCTCAGCATGCGAAAACTAAAGAATTCTTCGATAAAGTAAAAAACGGCAGTGTCAAAACAGTTATTCTCGAAAGCGTTATCACTGAATGCATCTATGTCCTGACGAAGGTATATAAAGTCCCCAGGGACCGGGCCGCAAGCAGTCTCATCGATATCCTGCACTATAAGGGCATTGCAAATATTGATCAGCAGGTGCTTATCCGGGCATTGTCCCTCTTTTCAGATCAAGGGCTTGATATTGTTGACTGCATCCTCTGCGCCAAGGCCGTGGCAGACGGTGACCACCTTTTCACCTTTGATGCTGACCTGATCAAGCTCCTTCGGCGAATAACTACGTAAAGAGGGAATCAGGAGAGGGGGCTAACTATGGACCAGTCATCGAAGACCAAATTCCGTTTTTTTCTCAAAGACAGTGTGAGACAGATGGTCGATTTCAGGAATACCGATCAGAACAGAGGGATCGCCCCGCCTCCTGTCGAAAAACCGGTCCCTGAGGCTGCTCATGTCATTGAGCTCATTCCTCCTGAACAACTGCATGACATTTCAGATATGAATGTCTTTACCGCAATTGCCAATAGAAGGAGCCGGCGTGTTTTCAAAACGGATCCGCTTACGCTGAAAGAGCTTTCTTTCCTGCTCTGGGCTACCCAGGGGATCCGAAAGCTTGCTGCACCAGGCACTGCACTCAGGGTTGTCCCGTCTGCAGGCTGCCGCCATGCATTTGAGACCTATCTCTGCGTTTTTCATGTTGAAGGAGTCCAAGAGGGAATTTATCGGTACCTGCCATTAGAACATAAGCTTCTGCTCATAGCACAGCCTGCAGATCTCCCTTCCCTGCTCTCTGAGGCGGCCCTCGGCCAGGACTTCGTTGGAAAGTCGGCGGTCACCTTTATCTGGACTGCCATACCATACCGCATGGAGTGGCGGTATGACATTGCCGCACACAAGGTCATAGCAATCGATGCCGGTCACGTCTGCCAAAACCTGTATACTGCGTGTGAGGCTATCAGCGCAGGCACCTGTGCAATTGCTGCATATCATCAGGAGGCGATGGACGAGCTTCTGGGGATCGATGGGGATGAGGAGTTTACGATCTATCTTGCACCTGTAGGAAAAGCCTGAACCAGGCCGGGCAGAACTCCCAGCCTCTGACAGTCCGGAAATTATCTGAAAGGTTTCTGTCTGTCAGGTCGGTATGCGGCATAATGAAATAACCCTTCTGCCCCACCCTGTTCCCCACGAGTTATCGTCTAACGCCTCGATGCGATGGTATGACGTTACTTACCGGCAGACAGCGGCGATAAGCTCCTTATCTATCACAACCTCGTGCGGCTTCCATGCCGGGTCGAGTGACTGCATACCCTTGATGAACGGCTCAGATGTCATCAAAAGCTGCCTTCCGACCATGCGCAGGAGGTCCACGGTCTTACGCGGCAGGCTGAATGAGGTCGGAAGCTCCTGCATGCAGTGACGCAGGCGGTCGTCCGGTATCCGGTCAAATGAAAGCTCGGCAAAGGTGAAATCCGTAACAATGGGGTTGGTGACCGGCTTTGCCGAAGGACAGTTGCGTGCAAGGACCTTGTTGCAGGAATCTACGGTACGTGACAGCTGCTTCATCTGTCTGAAGTGATCCCCGGTCATTTGAACGCTGTCAAGGGAGACATCGTCCATCGGTCCGCTCGTGGTAACACCCAGCACGGCAGTGATCCCGGGCGGCGAGCTCGTCCTGTCCCACTCATTATGTTTGGTCGTCTTTGCGTTGGCTGCAATTACGATCAGCCTGCCAAGCTGCGACAGATTGGCCTGGGTCAGGATGCTCCATGCGCTGTCTGTCGTGGTCACCGCCTGATAGGGCCCCCGCAGGCCGAGGTTGTCAGACAGACCGCCGTCCAGCAGGTGGGCATAGCTCCTGCTCTGGTCGCGGTACGAAGCTGCAGAGCGCGCTTCAAAGTAGCGGCGGTCAGGGTTCGCAGCAGCAGAAAGCGCAGGGTCGATCCACCCCGGCAGAGGGCCGCAGGGCTTCCTGTTGTATATGTTCATGGTCATCGGCGCAAAGGCAACAGGGAAATTGGATGATGCGGCAACAGCGCGGGAAACAGAGACCTGCGAGAGGTCTGAGCAGAGCAGATCGAACTGGTCCTGCGTAAATTCAAAGCGATGGGTAATTGAGATGTCGGTAGCGTTCAATACAAGAAAAGGGACGCTTCCTTTCGGCTGCCGGAGCAGGTCTGCAAAGGTTCTGCCCTCAAAAACAGTTTCATGGTAAAACTCGTCGGCCATATCAATGCGACTGAATTCCGAAGAGAGAAGCCTGAACCAGTTGTACGGATTGAAAAGTTTCGCCACCAGTTCACCCTCTATGTTCCGGTAGAGAAACCGGTCAGGGAAGTCGCTGAAAAAACGGTCAGGGAAAAGCGCGTAATAGGACGAAGTAAAACTGCCGCCCGAGACTGACGAGATGATCTCCACATCATCCAGGAGTCTGCGTCTGGCGCCCCCTTGTGCGGCATACTCGACAGTCCGCAGTTCTTCCATAAGCCCAAAGGCCAGGGCAGCAGCGCGCGTTCCGCCGCCGGAAAAGGCAAGAAGAACGAACGGCTTGTCCTCTGCAGGCTGATTCCGCACAACGCTGTACCGGTATCCTCTATCAGGATCAATGGAGTCGATCGGCTGGTTCTCATTATAGTGGGCGCAGCCCATAAGTGCCAAAAGCGCAATTGCAGAGAGAAAGGCCGAAAGTCTGTCTATGGCGTGCATCTGAACGGTATCTCCAAAGGCTCTATAGGATCGGTCTCAATAATCGAGACCCGCTGAATCGGCAGTTCGCATTGCCTTCCGATAAGGCACTGCATACCAATGTTATGCATGCCTTCACCGCACTGGAAGACGAAAAGCCTGTCGTGTCTTACGCTTGCTCCCTGGAAACTTTTGTCGATCCAGACCTCTCCATTGCCGGGGCACGGCACTGTAAAAAATTCCATATGCGTTCTCCCTGGAGTTTTGTAGCAGATTTATTGATTAGGCCTAAGGGATTCTCCGGAAATACACCTGGCAATTCGTAAGCAGCCCCCAGA comes from the Nitrospirota bacterium genome and includes:
- a CDS encoding patatin-like phospholipase family protein is translated as MHAIDRLSAFLSAIALLALMGCAHYNENQPIDSIDPDRGYRYSVVRNQPAEDKPFVLLAFSGGGTRAAALAFGLMEELRTVEYAAQGGARRRLLDDVEIISSVSGGSFTSSYYALFPDRFFSDFPDRFLYRNIEGELVAKLFNPYNWFRLLSSEFSRIDMADEFYHETVFEGRTFADLLRQPKGSVPFLVLNATDISITHRFEFTQDQFDLLCSDLSQVSVSRAVAASSNFPVAFAPMTMNIYNRKPCGPLPGWIDPALSAAANPDRRYFEARSAASYRDQSRSYAHLLDGGLSDNLGLRGPYQAVTTTDSAWSILTQANLSQLGRLIVIAANAKTTKHNEWDRTSSPPGITAVLGVTTSGPMDDVSLDSVQMTGDHFRQMKQLSRTVDSCNKVLARNCPSAKPVTNPIVTDFTFAELSFDRIPDDRLRHCMQELPTSFSLPRKTVDLLRMVGRQLLMTSEPFIKGMQSLDPAWKPHEVVIDKELIAAVCR